The DNA window GCGAGGCGAGCGAGTAGGAGAGGAAAGACATGTTTGAGGTGAGCCCGCAACCGGCAGACCTCGGCCGCGTGCGGCTTGCCGTGACCGACCTCGACGGCTCGCTGCTACTTAATGACAGTTCGGTTCCCGAGGGCGTCGAGCAGCGCATCAAGGCGCTCGAGAGCGTGGGGGCGGAGTTCGCCATCGCGAGCGGCCGGCCCCTGTACACGCTGCGCGACAACTTCGGCGACCTTCTCGACGAGCTCATGGTCGTGGCCGACAACGGAGGCCTGGTCGTGGACCACGGCAAGGTCATCTACAAGGCCGACATGCCCGCCGAGGCGTACCGGCACATGGCGAGCGTCACCGCCGACATGGGCGACTGCGGCTTCATCTGCGGCCTCGATGGCTGCTATGTGGACGCGAAGGCCAAGCCCTACGAGGACTTCATCAGGACGTTCTACAAGAAGTGCGAGTTCGTCGACGACCTCACGAAGGTAGACGTGCCCGCCAACAAGTTCACGGTGCTGTTCCCCAACAACGACGCGCTCGACCGCATCGACACCTATCGCGAGCGCATCGGGGGCAGCTTCCAGTACTGCTGCGGCGGCATCATGTGGATCGACATCATGCCCGAGGGCGTGAGCAAGGGCTCGGCCCTTGAGCGCGCCTCCCAGATCATGGGCATCGACACGGCGGATATGGCGGCGTTCGGCGACGCCCCCAACGACGCCGAGATGCTCGACACCGTGGGCTTTGGCTACATGATGGCAAACGCCGTGCCCGAGATGCGCGAGCACGCCCGCTACGTGGCCCCCAGCAACGAGGACCGCGGCGTGCTCACGGTCATCGACCAGATAGTCGCCGCCAGGAGGGAGATGCTTGATGCCTAGCGCACGCGGCACGTTTGTCACGCTCGAGGGAGTCGACGGCTCGGGCAAGTCCACGCAGGCGTCGCTTCTCGTGGAGCGCCTGCGCCAGGAGGGTC is part of the Parolsenella massiliensis genome and encodes:
- a CDS encoding Cof-type HAD-IIB family hydrolase is translated as MFEVSPQPADLGRVRLAVTDLDGSLLLNDSSVPEGVEQRIKALESVGAEFAIASGRPLYTLRDNFGDLLDELMVVADNGGLVVDHGKVIYKADMPAEAYRHMASVTADMGDCGFICGLDGCYVDAKAKPYEDFIRTFYKKCEFVDDLTKVDVPANKFTVLFPNNDALDRIDTYRERIGGSFQYCCGGIMWIDIMPEGVSKGSALERASQIMGIDTADMAAFGDAPNDAEMLDTVGFGYMMANAVPEMREHARYVAPSNEDRGVLTVIDQIVAARREMLDA